A genomic region of Mycobacterium senriense contains the following coding sequences:
- the hrpA gene encoding ATP-dependent RNA helicase HrpA codes for MAEPSAAQLRNQLDGLTLRDAARLGRRLKNLRGASPEKLRQLAEQVAAAHTVVAARQAAVPTIAYPDLPVSDRRQEIAAAIRTHQVVVIAGETGSGKTTQLPKICLEAGRGVRGTIGHTQPRRLAARTVAQRIADELGSPLGDIVGYTVRFTDQVSDRTLIKLMTDGILLAEIQRDRRLLRYDTLILDEAHERSLNIDFLLGYLRELLPRRPDLKVIITSATIEPQRFAAHFENAPIIEVSGRTYPVEVRYRPLEVAVPSASDDDPDDPDHEIVRTETRDEVEAIVDAIGELEAEPPGDILVFLSGEREIRDTAEALSGLEHTEVLPLYARLPTAEQQKVFAPHTGRRVVLATNVAETSLTVPGIRYVIDPGNARISRYSRRLKVQRLPIEPISQASAAQRAGRCGRVAPGVCIRLYSEQDFAARPRYTEPEILRTNLAAVLLQMAALQIGDIEQFPFLDPPDRRSVRDGVQLLAELGAFDQHGAITDLGRRLARLPVDPRLGRMILQAQTEGCVREMLVLTAALTIPDPRERPSDREEAARAKHARFADEHSDFMSYFNLWRYLREQRTSLSGNAFRRMCRSEFLHYLRIREWQDLVGQLRSIARDLGIVEDAASEEPADAARVHAALLAGLLSHVGMRREDTREYLGARNSHFVLAPGSALTKRPPRWVVVAELVETSRLYGRTAARVQPEVVERVAGELVQRTYSEPHWDAKRGEVMAYERVTLYGLPLAARRRVGYARIEPVVARELFIRHALVERQWHTRHHFFADNARLRAELEELEERARRRDLMVGDDDVYALYDARIPTDVVSARHFDAWWKKQRHKTPDLLTFTRTDLLRTDEAADADRPSAWRTGDVALPLTYRFEPGAADDGVTVHVPMDVLARLGGDEFAWQVPALREELVTALIRSLPKDLRRNFVPAPDTARAVLAAIDPAAEPLLPALQRELRRRTGVLVPIEAFDLDKLPSHLRVTFVVESGDGAEVARGKDLRALQERLTAPARQAVAHAVAGELERTGLRGWPEDLDELPRVVERTIDGRTVRGFPAFVDAGGAVDLRVFATSAEQGQAMGPGIRRLVRLGVSSPIKAIARQLDPRTRLALGTNPDGDLSALLDDCADAATDALVSAPVWTRAEFVALQQRAGKSLLPATVDIVGRVEKVLTAAQEVQLLLPASPPPAHTDAIADIRAQLDRLLPAGFVTATGAARLADLTRYLLGIRRRLDGLPRAAQADRERMQRVHAVQEAFDELVHQLPPPARAAVEVRDVARQIEELRVSLWAQQLGTPRPVSEQRIYRAIDAVRERW; via the coding sequence GTGGCCGAACCGTCTGCAGCGCAGTTGCGCAACCAACTCGACGGTTTGACCTTGCGCGACGCGGCCCGCCTCGGCCGGCGGCTCAAGAACTTGCGCGGCGCCTCGCCCGAAAAGCTGCGACAGCTCGCCGAACAGGTCGCCGCGGCGCACACGGTCGTCGCCGCCCGTCAAGCCGCCGTCCCCACCATCGCCTACCCCGACCTGCCGGTCAGCGACCGACGGCAGGAAATCGCCGCAGCCATCCGGACGCATCAGGTGGTGGTGATCGCGGGGGAGACCGGGTCGGGGAAGACCACCCAGCTGCCGAAGATCTGTCTCGAGGCCGGCCGCGGTGTCCGCGGAACCATCGGCCACACCCAGCCTCGCCGGCTGGCCGCCCGCACCGTCGCCCAGCGCATCGCCGACGAATTGGGCAGCCCACTCGGCGACATCGTGGGCTATACCGTGCGTTTCACCGACCAGGTCAGCGATCGCACGCTGATCAAGCTGATGACCGACGGCATTTTGCTCGCCGAGATCCAGCGCGATCGTCGCCTGCTGCGCTACGACACGCTGATCCTCGACGAGGCGCACGAGCGCAGCCTCAACATCGACTTCCTCCTCGGTTACCTGCGTGAGTTGCTGCCTCGCCGACCCGATCTGAAGGTGATCATCACCTCGGCGACGATCGAGCCGCAGCGCTTCGCGGCGCACTTCGAGAACGCGCCGATCATCGAGGTGTCCGGGCGGACGTATCCGGTCGAGGTGCGCTACCGGCCACTGGAGGTTGCCGTGCCTTCGGCCTCCGACGACGACCCGGACGACCCGGACCACGAGATCGTGCGTACCGAGACCCGCGATGAGGTCGAGGCGATCGTCGACGCGATCGGTGAACTCGAGGCCGAGCCGCCGGGGGACATCCTGGTCTTTCTTTCCGGAGAGCGCGAAATCCGTGATACCGCAGAGGCTTTGAGCGGACTCGAACACACCGAGGTGCTCCCGCTGTACGCGCGGCTGCCCACCGCCGAGCAGCAGAAGGTGTTCGCCCCCCATACCGGGCGCCGCGTCGTGCTGGCGACCAACGTCGCCGAAACGTCGTTGACCGTGCCCGGGATCCGCTACGTCATCGACCCGGGCAATGCCCGGATTTCGCGCTACAGCCGGCGTTTGAAGGTGCAGCGGCTGCCGATCGAGCCGATCTCGCAGGCGTCGGCCGCGCAGCGGGCCGGCCGTTGCGGCCGGGTCGCGCCCGGCGTGTGCATCCGGCTCTACTCCGAGCAGGACTTCGCGGCGCGACCGCGTTACACCGAACCCGAGATACTGCGGACGAACCTCGCCGCCGTGCTGCTGCAGATGGCGGCCCTGCAGATCGGCGACATCGAGCAGTTTCCCTTCCTGGATCCACCGGACCGGCGCAGCGTCCGCGACGGCGTGCAGCTGCTGGCCGAACTCGGCGCGTTCGACCAGCACGGCGCCATCACCGATCTCGGCCGCCGCCTCGCGCGACTGCCCGTCGATCCGAGGCTGGGCCGGATGATTCTGCAGGCACAGACCGAGGGGTGCGTCCGCGAGATGCTGGTCTTGACCGCGGCGTTGACGATCCCGGACCCGCGGGAGCGCCCGAGTGACCGCGAGGAGGCGGCCCGGGCAAAGCACGCCCGTTTCGCCGACGAGCACTCCGACTTCATGTCCTATTTCAACCTGTGGCGCTATCTGCGTGAGCAGCGGACGTCATTATCCGGCAATGCATTTCGCCGGATGTGTCGTTCGGAGTTTCTGCATTATCTGCGCATCCGAGAGTGGCAGGATCTGGTCGGGCAGCTGCGCAGCATCGCCCGCGACCTCGGCATCGTCGAAGACGCCGCATCCGAGGAGCCCGCCGATGCTGCGCGGGTGCACGCGGCGCTGCTGGCGGGGTTGTTGTCGCATGTGGGTATGCGCCGCGAGGACACCCGCGAGTACCTGGGCGCCCGCAACTCGCACTTCGTGCTCGCGCCCGGCTCGGCGCTCACCAAACGGCCGCCGCGCTGGGTCGTCGTGGCGGAGCTGGTCGAGACCAGCCGCCTGTACGGGCGCACCGCCGCCCGCGTTCAGCCCGAGGTCGTGGAGCGGGTCGCCGGCGAGTTGGTGCAGCGCACCTACAGCGAACCGCATTGGGACGCCAAACGCGGCGAGGTGATGGCCTACGAGCGGGTGACGTTGTACGGCCTGCCGCTGGCCGCGCGCCGCCGCGTCGGATACGCGCGCATCGAGCCGGTGGTGGCGCGCGAGTTGTTTATCCGCCACGCGCTGGTCGAGAGACAGTGGCACACCCGCCATCACTTCTTCGCCGACAACGCGCGGCTGCGGGCCGAGCTCGAGGAGCTGGAGGAGCGGGCCCGCCGCCGCGACCTGATGGTCGGCGACGACGACGTTTATGCGCTCTATGACGCCCGCATCCCCACCGACGTCGTCTCCGCGCGGCACTTCGACGCGTGGTGGAAGAAGCAGCGGCACAAGACACCGGACCTGCTGACGTTTACTCGCACCGACCTGCTGCGCACCGACGAGGCCGCCGACGCGGATCGGCCGAGCGCCTGGCGCACCGGCGATGTCGCGTTGCCGTTGACCTACCGGTTCGAGCCCGGTGCCGCTGACGACGGCGTCACCGTGCACGTGCCGATGGACGTGCTGGCGCGCTTGGGCGGCGACGAGTTCGCGTGGCAGGTGCCGGCGCTGCGCGAGGAACTGGTGACCGCGCTCATCCGCTCGCTGCCAAAAGACTTGCGCCGCAACTTCGTTCCCGCTCCCGACACGGCCCGCGCGGTGCTGGCGGCAATCGATCCGGCCGCCGAGCCGCTGCTACCGGCGCTGCAACGCGAATTACGCCGCCGCACCGGCGTTTTGGTGCCCATCGAGGCCTTCGACCTGGACAAGCTGCCCTCGCATCTGCGGGTGACATTCGTGGTCGAGTCCGGCGACGGTGCCGAGGTGGCCCGGGGCAAGGATCTGCGGGCGCTGCAGGAGCGGCTCACGGCGCCGGCCCGGCAGGCCGTCGCGCATGCTGTCGCGGGCGAGCTGGAGCGGACGGGATTGCGTGGCTGGCCCGAGGACCTCGACGAACTGCCGCGTGTGGTCGAGCGCACGATTGATGGACGCACCGTGCGGGGTTTTCCCGCGTTCGTCGACGCGGGCGGCGCCGTCGACCTTCGCGTGTTCGCCACATCGGCCGAGCAGGGCCAGGCGATGGGGCCCGGCATCCGGCGGTTGGTGCGGCTCGGCGTCTCCTCCCCGATCAAAGCCATTGCGCGTCAGCTTGATCCACGGACCCGGCTCGCTCTCGGCACCAATCCCGATGGTGATCTCTCCGCGCTGCTGGACGACTGCGCCGACGCCGCGACCGACGCGCTCGTGTCGGCTCCGGTGTGGACGCGCGCGGAGTTCGTCGCGCTGCAACAGCGGGCCGGAAAGTCCCTGCTGCCCGCCACCGTCGACATCGTGGGCCGTGTCGAGAAGGTGCTGACCGCCGCTCAGGAGGTGCAACTCCTGCTGCCCGCGAGCCCGCCGCCCGCGCACACCGACGCGATCGCCGACATCCGTGCGCAACTGGATCGGCTGTTGCCGGCCGGTTTCGTCACCGCCACCGGGGCCGCGCGGCTCGCCGATCTCACCCGCTACCTGCTCGGGATTCGTCGCCGCCTCGACGGGCTGCCGCGCGCCGCCCAGGCCGATCGGGAGCGCATGCAACGAGTGCACGCCGTGCAGGAGGCCTTCGACGAGCTGGTGCATCAGCTGCCGCCGCCGGCGAGGGCGGCCGTCGAGGTTCGCGATGTCGCCCGGCAGATCGAGGAACTCAGGGTGAGCCTGTGGGCCCAGCAACTCGGCACGCCGCGCCCGGTCAGCGAGCAGCGGATCTACCGCGCGATCGACGCGGTGCGCGAGCGTTGGTGA
- a CDS encoding YihY/virulence factor BrkB family protein, which translates to MVGWLDELQRRNRVVGVIVGVVYKYNDDQGGYLAALITYYGLVSLFPMLLLLTTGLGVVLAGRPDLQAQVLHSTLSQFPVIGDQLHHPQGLSGGAVGVVVGLLGALYGGLGVGQALQNAMDTVWAVPKHKRPDPIRSRVRSLMLLLVLGSAGVAATVLAAVGHATGALGVFSKIGLVLAAVAINTLICLVAFRVTTARALTYRQVLPGAVAAALIWQMLQWFGAGYVAHTVRRASATNSVFALVLGALAFLFLASVALVMCAEINVVLVERLYPRALLGAFSEDADLTSADRRTYTNKVKAERVKAFERVHVHFDDVKRLPSKTIGRLAVFHDSRRPRTP; encoded by the coding sequence ATGGTCGGTTGGCTGGACGAGCTGCAGCGACGTAATCGAGTCGTCGGCGTGATCGTCGGTGTTGTGTACAAGTACAACGACGATCAAGGCGGCTACCTGGCCGCCCTGATCACCTACTACGGGCTGGTGTCGCTGTTTCCGATGCTGCTGCTGTTGACCACCGGCCTGGGCGTCGTGCTGGCCGGCCGGCCCGATCTGCAGGCCCAGGTGTTGCACAGCACCTTGAGTCAGTTCCCGGTGATCGGCGACCAGCTGCACCACCCGCAGGGGCTCAGCGGTGGAGCGGTGGGCGTGGTGGTGGGCCTGCTCGGCGCGCTGTACGGCGGTCTGGGCGTGGGACAGGCGCTGCAAAACGCAATGGACACGGTGTGGGCGGTGCCGAAGCACAAGCGCCCCGACCCGATTCGATCCCGCGTGCGCAGCCTGATGCTGTTGTTGGTGCTCGGCTCTGCCGGCGTCGCGGCGACGGTATTGGCCGCGGTCGGCCATGCCACCGGGGCACTTGGCGTCTTCAGCAAGATCGGCCTCGTACTTGCGGCGGTGGCGATCAACACACTGATCTGCCTGGTGGCCTTTCGCGTGACGACCGCGCGGGCCCTGACCTACCGGCAGGTGTTACCGGGAGCGGTTGCAGCAGCGTTGATTTGGCAGATGCTGCAGTGGTTCGGGGCAGGCTACGTCGCACATACCGTGAGAAGGGCCAGCGCCACCAACAGCGTGTTCGCTCTGGTGTTGGGGGCGCTGGCATTTCTGTTCCTGGCATCGGTGGCGCTGGTGATGTGCGCCGAGATCAATGTCGTCTTGGTGGAGCGGCTCTACCCGCGCGCGCTGCTCGGCGCATTCAGCGAGGACGCGGATCTGACGTCGGCGGATCGGCGGACCTATACGAACAAGGTCAAAGCCGAGCGGGTCAAAGCCTTCGAGCGGGTCCACGTGCATTTCGACGACGTCAAGCGCCTTCCCTCGAAAACCATTGGGCGCCTTGCGGTATTTCATGATTCTCGCCGCCCACGCACGCCATGA
- a CDS encoding enoyl-CoA hydratase/isomerase family protein, which produces MSLVTYELQDHVATITLNRPEARNAINGALRQDLNAAWDRFRDDLDAWVGILTANGSVFCAGGDLKDGAGSVGTFGGTFWEKPTINSFESGMELFKPTIAAVHGPCIGYGVTGVLFCDFVIASTEATFCFPEVSIGVPTIVGAIRLPHRVGWANAMELLLTGKPMSAERAKEIGLVWKLVEPERLQAEAQSWARTLTEAAPLAQRATKEVAWRTADMGWIESVRFGETMRKVAGATEDVAEGLRAWAEKRKPQWRGR; this is translated from the coding sequence ATGAGTCTGGTCACCTATGAGCTGCAAGACCACGTTGCCACCATCACCCTGAACCGCCCCGAGGCGCGCAACGCCATCAACGGCGCGCTGCGCCAGGACCTCAACGCCGCCTGGGATCGCTTCCGTGACGACCTGGACGCGTGGGTCGGGATCCTGACAGCCAACGGCAGCGTTTTCTGCGCGGGCGGCGACCTCAAGGACGGTGCAGGCTCGGTCGGCACCTTCGGCGGCACCTTCTGGGAGAAACCGACCATCAACTCCTTCGAGTCCGGCATGGAATTGTTCAAGCCGACCATCGCCGCCGTGCACGGCCCGTGCATCGGCTACGGCGTGACCGGCGTGTTGTTCTGCGACTTCGTCATCGCCAGCACCGAGGCGACGTTCTGCTTTCCCGAGGTGTCCATCGGCGTGCCCACCATCGTCGGAGCCATTCGGCTCCCGCACCGGGTGGGCTGGGCCAACGCGATGGAGCTGCTGCTGACCGGTAAACCCATGAGCGCCGAGCGGGCCAAGGAAATCGGTTTGGTCTGGAAGCTGGTCGAGCCCGAGCGGCTGCAGGCCGAGGCCCAGTCCTGGGCGCGCACCCTTACCGAGGCCGCGCCACTGGCCCAGCGGGCGACCAAGGAAGTGGCGTGGCGAACCGCCGACATGGGCTGGATCGAATCCGTGCGGTTCGGCGAGACCATGCGCAAGGTGGCGGGTGCGACCGAAGACGTCGCCGAGGGGCTGCGCGCCTGGGCCGAGAAGCGCAAACCGCAGTGGCGCGGCCGGTGA
- a CDS encoding DUF3253 domain-containing protein — translation MALTSRAGERLRAELSRVLDGGGRGADHAETALGDGPIRQRLEASIRALVMHRGPRSSICPSDAARAVGGDGWRELMDDARAAARRLARSGDVEITQRGEVVDPDDDWGGPIRIRTTGS, via the coding sequence GTGGCTTTGACGAGCCGGGCGGGTGAGCGATTGCGTGCCGAACTAAGTCGTGTGCTCGACGGCGGGGGCCGTGGGGCCGACCACGCCGAGACCGCCCTCGGCGACGGACCGATCAGGCAGCGGCTCGAAGCGTCGATCCGGGCGCTGGTCATGCATCGTGGCCCACGGAGCAGCATCTGCCCGTCGGACGCCGCCCGCGCGGTCGGCGGCGACGGTTGGCGCGAGCTGATGGACGACGCCCGGGCGGCGGCGCGGCGGCTCGCCAGGTCGGGCGACGTGGAGATCACGCAGCGCGGCGAGGTCGTCGACCCCGACGACGACTGGGGCGGCCCGATTCGCATCCGAACCACCGGGTCGTAG
- a CDS encoding cutinase family protein, whose product MSARRLARWVGIAVVTTWALVSAPVGTPTAVADGCSDVSVVFARGTHQEPGLGNIGQAFVDSLTSQLGGKSVDVYAVNYPANDDYHNSANAGSNDASAHIQDVVASCPNSKIVLGGYSQGSTVIDLATNAMPPSVANHVAAVALFGEPTSQFSTMLWGGQPLPTINPAYGSKVTSICAPDDPICSGGGNIMAHVSYIDAGMTAQAATFAANKINQGAPSV is encoded by the coding sequence ATGAGTGCACGCAGATTAGCTCGCTGGGTTGGTATCGCGGTTGTGACGACGTGGGCGCTGGTGAGTGCACCCGTCGGAACGCCCACCGCCGTCGCCGATGGCTGCTCGGACGTATCGGTGGTTTTCGCCCGGGGTACCCACCAAGAGCCCGGTCTGGGCAACATCGGTCAGGCGTTCGTCGACTCGCTCACGTCGCAGCTCGGCGGTAAATCCGTCGACGTCTACGCGGTCAACTATCCCGCCAACGACGACTACCACAACAGCGCAAACGCCGGATCCAACGACGCCAGCGCACACATCCAGGACGTCGTCGCCAGCTGCCCGAACTCGAAGATCGTGCTCGGCGGCTACTCCCAGGGCTCGACGGTGATCGACCTGGCCACCAACGCGATGCCACCCTCGGTGGCCAACCACGTCGCGGCCGTCGCGCTCTTCGGCGAGCCCACCAGTCAGTTCTCCACCATGCTGTGGGGCGGCCAGCCGCTACCGACGATCAACCCGGCATATGGCTCCAAGGTCACCAGCATTTGCGCGCCCGACGATCCGATCTGCTCGGGCGGCGGCAACATCATGGCGCACGTTTCCTACATCGATGCCGGGATGACCGCCCAGGCCGCGACGTTTGCGGCCAACAAGATCAACCAGGGTGCCCCGAGCGTCTGA
- a CDS encoding IF2 family translation initiation factor — protein sequence MKISEVPLAVLRFHYQLARFPLQLIEDQVVNRIPTEAPARLLYERSLGKLDSTVGTVLGDATLAERGAALVERSDTLGRAAQLDGQAAVRKAQADAKLKSARDEAIQEREEAHKATQQQVKEARIGAEQRKREAAQSAQQQSAAAKRRADETASQRKQTVESAKRQVEDRTRAAEKAAAKASAAKVDEAEDKLGEAVEKRAEADRVAQLAAAEKRQRQEERAND from the coding sequence ATGAAAATTTCCGAAGTCCCGCTGGCAGTCCTGCGGTTTCACTACCAACTCGCCCGATTCCCGTTGCAGCTGATCGAGGACCAGGTGGTCAACCGCATCCCCACCGAGGCGCCGGCGCGACTGCTATACGAGCGCTCGCTGGGCAAGCTCGACAGCACCGTCGGAACTGTGCTCGGCGACGCGACGCTCGCCGAGCGGGGAGCCGCCCTGGTCGAACGCAGCGACACGCTGGGCCGCGCGGCTCAGCTGGACGGCCAAGCCGCGGTCCGCAAGGCACAGGCCGACGCCAAGCTCAAGAGCGCCCGCGACGAGGCGATCCAGGAGCGCGAGGAAGCGCACAAAGCCACCCAGCAGCAAGTCAAAGAGGCCCGAATCGGCGCCGAGCAGCGCAAACGCGAGGCGGCGCAGTCGGCGCAACAACAGAGCGCCGCGGCCAAGCGGCGCGCCGACGAGACCGCCTCCCAGCGCAAGCAGACGGTCGAATCGGCCAAGCGCCAGGTGGAAGACAGGACTCGGGCCGCCGAGAAGGCCGCGGCCAAGGCTTCCGCGGCCAAAGTCGATGAGGCCGAGGACAAGCTCGGCGAGGCCGTCGAGAAGCGCGCCGAGGCGGATCGGGTGGCGCAGCTGGCAGCCGCCGAGAAGCGGCAACGCCAGGAGGAGCGGGCTAACGACTGA
- a CDS encoding CsbD family protein: MSEQNKADEARRGLIDSVKGKAKEVVGAVTGNESLTAEGQLEQTQAHERKEANATEAVAEAQAKQAQEEAAEARAEGAQHRLAANAQAVAAEDSIEAQEAAQKRAADRAAHQQATAEKTQAEMDAQRDIHLAKAEERAEIREASEEIVDAVAEHQSSVQVARNEESEADRLRRQAQNVTDQADLP; this comes from the coding sequence ATGAGTGAGCAGAACAAGGCCGATGAAGCGCGTAGGGGCCTGATCGACTCGGTCAAGGGCAAAGCCAAAGAGGTCGTCGGCGCAGTCACGGGCAACGAATCGCTGACCGCCGAGGGGCAGCTCGAGCAGACCCAGGCGCATGAACGCAAAGAAGCGAATGCGACCGAGGCCGTGGCCGAAGCCCAGGCCAAACAGGCCCAGGAAGAGGCTGCCGAAGCCAGGGCCGAAGGCGCCCAACACCGCCTGGCGGCGAACGCTCAGGCCGTGGCCGCCGAGGATTCGATCGAGGCCCAGGAGGCCGCCCAGAAGCGTGCGGCCGACCGGGCGGCGCATCAGCAGGCGACCGCCGAGAAGACCCAGGCCGAGATGGACGCCCAGCGCGACATCCACCTCGCGAAGGCCGAAGAACGCGCGGAGATCCGCGAGGCGTCCGAGGAGATTGTCGATGCCGTCGCCGAGCACCAGAGCTCGGTTCAGGTGGCCCGCAACGAAGAATCAGAGGCCGACCGGCTGCGGCGGCAGGCCCAGAACGTGACCGACCAAGCCGACCTGCCCTGA
- a CDS encoding thioredoxin family protein yields the protein MAIESTMLALGTVAPAFTLPEPATGRMLSRDDLTGPALVVTFICNHCPYVKHVADGLAALGRDLAGQGVAMVGISSNDVGTYPQDGPDQMVAEARSHGWTFPYLYDETQEVARAYSAACTPDNFVFDGERRLVYRGQLDDSRPKNGRPVTAADVRAAVDAVLAGQPVNPEQRPSIGCGIKWR from the coding sequence ATGGCCATCGAGTCCACCATGCTCGCCCTCGGTACCGTCGCCCCGGCCTTCACGCTGCCCGAGCCGGCCACCGGCCGCATGCTCAGTCGCGACGATCTGACGGGCCCCGCCCTGGTCGTCACCTTCATCTGCAATCACTGCCCGTATGTGAAGCACGTCGCCGACGGGCTCGCCGCGCTCGGTCGTGACCTCGCCGGGCAAGGCGTTGCGATGGTGGGCATTTCGAGCAATGACGTGGGCACCTACCCGCAGGACGGCCCCGATCAGATGGTCGCGGAGGCCCGCAGCCACGGCTGGACGTTCCCGTACCTCTACGACGAAACCCAAGAGGTCGCCCGCGCTTACTCGGCCGCCTGCACACCCGACAACTTCGTGTTCGACGGCGAACGCCGGCTGGTCTACCGCGGCCAGCTCGACGACTCCCGGCCCAAAAACGGCCGGCCGGTCACGGCCGCGGACGTCCGCGCCGCGGTCGACGCGGTATTGGCCGGGCAACCGGTGAATCCCGAACAGCGCCCGTCCATCGGGTGCGGCATCAAGTGGCGCTGA
- a CDS encoding zinc-dependent alcohol dehydrogenase family protein: MRGAVIYGAGDVRFEDLPEPEIVAPTDAIIRTTATCVCGSDLWDYRGINPVPEPKPFGHEYCGVVEAVGSDVTSVKPGQFVIGSFYASDGTCPNCRNGVQSSCVNRVLMGGCQAESVRIPWADGSLVALPDQPDGELIPDLLTLSDVMGTGWFATEAANVVAGMTVAVVGDGAVGLCAVLAAREKGAERIIAMSRHEPRQKLAREFGATDIVTERGDDGVAVIKEMTEGVGADAVLECVGTGQAMQQAIQSARPGAFVGFVGVPHDVAITGEQLFSTQVGLRGGPAPVRHFLPSLIDSVLDGKINPGKVFDLRLPLEQVADAYRAMDERRAIKAFLQP, encoded by the coding sequence ATGCGCGGAGCTGTCATCTACGGCGCAGGCGATGTCCGATTCGAAGACCTGCCGGAACCCGAGATCGTCGCCCCCACCGATGCGATCATCCGCACCACCGCGACGTGCGTGTGCGGCTCGGATCTTTGGGACTACCGCGGCATCAACCCCGTTCCCGAGCCCAAGCCGTTCGGTCACGAGTACTGCGGCGTCGTCGAAGCCGTCGGCAGCGACGTCACCTCGGTCAAGCCCGGCCAGTTCGTCATCGGATCTTTCTACGCCTCCGACGGCACCTGTCCGAATTGCCGCAACGGAGTCCAGAGTTCGTGCGTAAACCGCGTGCTGATGGGCGGTTGCCAAGCGGAGTCCGTGCGCATCCCCTGGGCTGACGGCAGTCTCGTGGCACTGCCCGACCAGCCCGACGGGGAATTGATCCCGGACTTACTGACCCTCTCGGACGTGATGGGCACCGGGTGGTTTGCCACCGAAGCGGCCAACGTCGTCGCCGGCATGACGGTCGCCGTGGTGGGTGACGGAGCGGTGGGGTTGTGCGCGGTGCTGGCCGCCCGCGAAAAAGGCGCCGAGCGGATCATCGCGATGAGCCGGCACGAGCCGCGGCAGAAGCTGGCCCGTGAATTCGGCGCCACCGACATCGTCACCGAACGCGGCGACGACGGAGTGGCGGTCATCAAGGAGATGACCGAAGGCGTCGGTGCCGACGCGGTGCTGGAATGCGTGGGCACCGGCCAGGCCATGCAACAAGCCATCCAGTCCGCTCGCCCGGGCGCCTTTGTCGGGTTCGTCGGTGTCCCCCACGATGTCGCCATCACCGGCGAGCAACTCTTCAGCACCCAGGTCGGGCTGCGCGGCGGACCCGCCCCCGTCCGGCACTTCCTGCCCTCGCTGATCGACTCGGTGCTCGACGGAAAAATCAACCCCGGCAAGGTATTTGACCTGCGCCTGCCTCTTGAGCAGGTCGCCGACGCCTATCGGGCCATGGATGAGCGCCGCGCCATCAAGGCCTTCCTGCAGCCGTAG
- a CDS encoding DUF3072 domain-containing protein, which translates to MADDAAQAPQENPEKDQSQWVTGDEPMTGPQRSYLNTLAHEAGEEIPDNLTKAQASSLFDQLQQRTGRGAGS; encoded by the coding sequence ATGGCCGACGATGCCGCGCAGGCGCCACAGGAGAATCCGGAAAAGGACCAATCGCAGTGGGTGACCGGCGACGAACCCATGACCGGGCCGCAGCGCAGCTACTTGAACACGCTGGCACACGAAGCGGGCGAAGAGATCCCGGACAACCTCACCAAGGCCCAGGCCTCCAGCCTCTTCGACCAGCTGCAACAGCGAACCGGGCGGGGCGCTGGCTCATGA
- a CDS encoding MOSC domain-containing protein: MDNSTAQASDFAGMRVQALLRYPVKSMLGEAVDRLLVDERGAEGDRRLALLDGETGHVASAKNPRLWRDLLTCTAHADAQGVRISLPDGTDVAADDPGVDELISRLTGRRVRLVTQRPDGATLVRPDPEQLLELGLDAEVDGRILRIAAATPGESFTDEAPLHAITTATLGHIGVEALRYRPNLVIATPPDYRPYAENDWVGSEIAIGEARLRVLTATSRCVVPTLEHGPLPRAPQALRVPAAENRLNTGGHGAQPCAGAYLAVVAQGVVRVGDRVTIGP; encoded by the coding sequence ATGGACAACTCGACCGCCCAAGCCTCCGACTTCGCCGGGATGCGGGTGCAGGCGTTGCTTCGCTATCCGGTGAAGTCGATGCTCGGCGAAGCCGTAGATCGCTTGCTGGTCGACGAGCGCGGCGCCGAGGGCGACCGGCGGCTGGCGCTCCTCGACGGCGAGACCGGGCACGTGGCCAGCGCCAAGAATCCGCGGCTGTGGCGTGACCTGTTGACGTGCACCGCACATGCCGATGCACAGGGCGTGCGCATCAGCCTGCCCGACGGGACCGATGTGGCCGCCGACGATCCGGGCGTCGACGAGCTGATCTCGCGGCTGACCGGCCGGCGGGTCCGGTTGGTCACCCAACGCCCCGACGGCGCGACACTGGTGCGCCCCGATCCGGAGCAATTGCTGGAACTCGGTCTCGACGCCGAGGTCGACGGCCGCATCCTGCGGATCGCCGCGGCCACCCCGGGCGAGTCGTTCACCGACGAAGCCCCGTTGCATGCGATCACGACGGCTACCCTCGGGCACATCGGCGTGGAGGCGTTGCGCTACCGCCCGAATCTGGTGATCGCGACGCCGCCCGACTATCGGCCCTATGCCGAAAACGACTGGGTGGGCAGTGAAATCGCCATCGGAGAGGCACGACTGCGCGTCCTGACGGCCACATCGCGCTGCGTGGTCCCCACGCTCGAGCACGGGCCGTTGCCACGAGCGCCACAGGCGCTTCGGGTACCCGCGGCCGAAAACCGTTTGAATACAGGCGGTCACGGCGCGCAGCCATGTGCGGGCGCCTACCTGGCGGTGGTGGCCCAGGGCGTTGTCCGCGTCGGTGACCGCGTCACCATCGGACCGTAG